Proteins from a genomic interval of Polaribacter sejongensis:
- a CDS encoding phosphoribosylanthranilate isomerase: MKFTENIQQVAALQPDYLGFIFYEKSKRNFEGIIPEFSNSIKKTGVFVNEYVEIVISLVEEYRLEAIQLHGDESVEYVINLQKQLAENRALFIEENKTIKKQKNKHYISKNEVEVIKVFGIKDEFDFDVLKPYLEVVDFFLFDTKGKERGGNGTKFDWSVLEKYPFEKPFFLSGGIGLEDAEEVQKILKSNLPIYALDVNSKFESKPGVKKIEELEKFKNKISV, translated from the coding sequence ATGAAATTCACAGAAAATATCCAACAAGTTGCAGCGTTGCAACCTGATTATTTGGGCTTTATCTTCTATGAAAAATCAAAAAGAAATTTTGAAGGAATTATTCCAGAATTTTCTAATTCGATAAAGAAAACAGGTGTTTTTGTAAATGAATATGTAGAGATTGTTATTTCTTTAGTTGAAGAATATAGATTAGAAGCTATTCAGTTACACGGAGATGAATCTGTTGAGTATGTTATCAATTTACAAAAGCAATTAGCAGAAAACAGAGCTTTGTTTATTGAAGAAAATAAGACGATAAAAAAGCAAAAAAACAAACACTACATTTCTAAAAATGAAGTTGAGGTTATTAAAGTATTCGGAATTAAAGACGAATTCGATTTTGATGTTTTAAAACCGTATTTAGAAGTGGTAGATTTCTTTTTGTTTGATACCAAAGGAAAAGAAAGAGGCGGAAACGGAACAAAGTTTGATTGGTCTGTTTTAGAAAAATATCCTTTTGAAAAACCTTTCTTTTTAAGTGGAGGAATCGGTTTAGAAGATGCAGAAGAAGTACAAAAAATATTGAAATCTAATTTACCAATTTATGCTTTAGACGTAAATAGTAAATTTGAAAGTAAACCAGGAGTTAAGAAAATAGAAGAGTTAGAAAAATTTAAAAATAAAATATCTGTGTAA
- the trpB gene encoding tryptophan synthase subunit beta — translation MKSKFHPDKNGYYGQFGGAFIPELLYPNVKELEDNYLQILESEEFQEEYKSLLKDYVGRPSPLYLAKRLSEKYDAFIYLKREDLNHTGAHKVNNTIGQILVAKKLGKTKIIAETGAGQHGVATATVCALMDLECTVFMGEKDIERQAPNVARMKMLGAKVVPALSGSRTLKDATNEAIRYWIQHPETFYLIGSVVGPHPYPDMVARLQAVISEEMKWQLKEKTGKENPDTIIACVGGGSNAAGAFYHYMDDEEVELIAVEASGLGVNSGESAATSQLGQVGIIHGSKTILMQDEYGQIIEPYSISAGLDYPGVGPLHAFLYESKRAKFMDATDSEALAAAYELTRIEGIIPALESAHALAVLPKIKFKKDQVVVVNLSGRGDKDLETYINHLED, via the coding sequence ATGAAATCAAAATTTCACCCAGACAAAAATGGTTATTACGGACAATTTGGAGGTGCATTTATCCCAGAATTGTTATATCCGAATGTAAAGGAATTAGAAGATAATTACCTTCAAATTTTAGAATCGGAAGAGTTTCAAGAAGAATACAAGTCGTTGTTAAAAGATTATGTTGGTCGCCCAAGTCCGTTGTATTTGGCAAAACGTTTATCAGAAAAATATGATGCTTTTATTTACTTAAAACGAGAAGATTTAAACCATACAGGAGCACATAAAGTAAACAATACGATTGGTCAGATTTTAGTAGCTAAGAAATTAGGGAAAACGAAGATAATCGCAGAAACAGGTGCAGGACAACACGGAGTTGCAACCGCTACAGTTTGTGCTTTAATGGACTTAGAATGTACTGTTTTTATGGGAGAGAAAGACATTGAGCGTCAAGCACCAAATGTTGCTCGTATGAAAATGTTAGGTGCAAAAGTGGTGCCTGCTTTAAGCGGAAGTAGAACTTTAAAAGACGCAACTAACGAAGCAATTCGGTATTGGATTCAGCATCCAGAAACGTTTTATTTAATTGGTTCTGTAGTTGGTCCGCATCCGTATCCAGATATGGTTGCACGTTTACAAGCAGTTATTTCAGAAGAAATGAAATGGCAACTAAAAGAAAAAACAGGAAAAGAAAATCCGGATACAATTATAGCTTGTGTTGGTGGAGGTTCTAATGCTGCAGGTGCTTTTTATCACTATATGGATGATGAAGAGGTAGAATTAATAGCGGTTGAAGCTTCTGGTTTGGGAGTTAATTCTGGTGAAAGTGCTGCCACTTCTCAATTAGGACAAGTAGGAATTATTCATGGTTCTAAAACCATTTTAATGCAAGATGAATACGGACAGATTATTGAGCCTTATTCTATTTCTGCAGGTTTAGATTATCCTGGAGTTGGTCCTTTACACGCATTTTTATACGAAAGTAAAAGAGCGAAGTTTATGGATGCAACAGATAGTGAAGCGTTGGCAGCAGCTTACGAGTTAACTAGAATTGAAGGGATCATTCCTGCCTTAGAAAGTGCACATGCTTTGGCCGTTTTACCAAAAATTAAGTTTAAAAAAGACCAGGTTGTGGTGGTTAATTTATCGGGTAGAGGAGATAAAGATTTAGAAACGTATATCAATCATTTAGAAGACTAA
- a CDS encoding DUF3050 domain-containing protein, with the protein MNSKIAHIESELVSLRDDLKNHELYKKLNTVDDIKTFMEAHVFAVWDFMSLLKALQINLTTVSIPWIPKKNTNLVRFINEITLAEESDVNKDGVLKSHYEMYLDAMQEMNADCSKIAGFIDEISKGEDVVKSIEKLSIHKSIKDFVSYTFKIIDTNEDHKIASAFTFGREDIIPDMFLKIVGETTLKSNKKFDNFIYYLERHIELDGDEHGPLSLQMIEELCGDDDKKWQEVLEVAKESLQVRINLWSAVEEELKSKNEPVLA; encoded by the coding sequence ATGAACTCTAAAATAGCACATATAGAAAGTGAGTTGGTGTCTTTAAGAGATGATTTAAAGAATCACGAATTGTACAAAAAACTAAACACTGTAGATGATATTAAAACATTTATGGAAGCACATGTTTTTGCAGTTTGGGATTTTATGTCGCTTTTAAAGGCATTGCAAATCAACTTAACAACGGTTTCAATTCCTTGGATTCCGAAGAAGAACACTAACTTAGTTCGTTTTATCAACGAAATTACGTTGGCAGAAGAAAGCGATGTTAATAAAGACGGCGTTTTAAAAAGTCATTACGAGATGTATTTAGATGCAATGCAAGAAATGAATGCAGATTGCTCTAAAATAGCTGGTTTTATAGATGAGATTTCTAAAGGTGAAGACGTTGTAAAATCGATTGAGAAATTATCAATTCATAAAAGTATAAAGGATTTTGTTTCTTATACTTTTAAGATAATTGATACAAATGAAGATCATAAAATAGCTTCAGCTTTTACATTTGGTAGAGAAGATATTATACCTGATATGTTTTTAAAAATTGTTGGTGAAACGACTTTAAAAAGTAATAAAAAGTTTGATAATTTTATTTATTACTTAGAAAGACATATTGAGTTAGATGGAGATGAACACGGACCTTTATCATTACAAATGATTGAGGAATTATGTGGAGATGATGATAAAAAATGGCAAGAAGTTTTAGAGGTTGCCAAAGAATCTTTACAAGTAAGAATCAATTTGTGGAGTGCTGTTGAAGAAGAATTAAAAAGTAAAAACGAACCAGTTTTAGCATGA
- the trpA gene encoding tryptophan synthase subunit alpha — protein MKKLETIFQEKKNLLSIYFTCGYPKLDDTTKVITALEKSGVDFIEVGLPYSDPLADGPTIQDSSQKALENGINLDIIFDQLMTIKETNKTPLVLMGYLNQMIKYGEDKFCQKVVDCGIETVILPDLPMVEFENHYKALFEKYGITSVFLITPHTSEERIRKIDAYSKAFIYVVASASITGAKGDISNQQIAYFERIKNMNLQSNLIVGFGISDKETFTTACKYANGTIIGSAFIKNLGENGIDKIDNFIKPIIS, from the coding sequence ATGAAAAAATTAGAAACAATCTTTCAAGAAAAGAAAAATTTATTATCAATTTATTTTACTTGTGGTTATCCTAAATTAGATGATACTACCAAAGTAATTACTGCTTTAGAAAAAAGTGGAGTAGACTTTATAGAGGTTGGTTTGCCGTATTCAGATCCTTTAGCAGACGGACCTACGATACAAGATAGTAGCCAAAAAGCATTAGAAAACGGAATTAATTTAGACATTATTTTCGATCAGTTAATGACCATTAAAGAAACCAATAAAACACCTTTAGTTTTAATGGGATATTTGAATCAGATGATTAAATATGGTGAGGATAAATTTTGTCAGAAAGTAGTAGATTGTGGTATAGAAACTGTAATTCTTCCAGATTTACCAATGGTTGAGTTTGAAAATCATTATAAAGCATTATTTGAGAAATACGGAATTACGAGCGTGTTTTTAATTACTCCGCATACATCCGAAGAAAGAATTAGAAAAATAGATGCGTATTCTAAAGCGTTTATTTATGTAGTTGCTTCCGCTTCTATTACCGGTGCAAAAGGCGATATCTCTAATCAACAAATTGCATATTTTGAAAGAATTAAAAACATGAACTTGCAAAGTAATTTAATTGTTGGTTTTGGTATTTCTGATAAAGAAACTTTTACTACTGCTTGTAAATACGCCAACGGAACAATTATTGGTTCTGCATTTATAAAGAACTTAGGAGAAAATGGTATTGATAAAATTGATAATTTTATAAAACCTATAATAAGTTAA
- a CDS encoding S41 family peptidase, which produces MIKKTLFFYAVLFSTTVLIAQSTLIRMPSISPDASKMAFSFDGDIWVLDLKTNQPKRLTIHQAYETNPTWNSESNQLVFTSNRRGNTNIFKTGLNGGIPKQLTYYPTTDTPSQWNADGEIIFSSNRIYKGTERETSIYKINENGETPNRFMTALGSQASISPNGNLVAFVKGTCRISREDYNGPAQRDIWIYNIKTQEYHQITTSNKNDHSPFWDAQSNLYYIGAESGRYNIYKTVLNTNGSKSSTENKLTDLKVNGVLSYSVSNNGTIIYNSGLDVFKIENGSTSKINLNLATDNRFELEETETVSNGIKDLCVSPNGKLIALSINGEIFVKENNKDKKKTNNVSNNPFKEDNPFWIDDNTLGFLSDRNGQNELYKVVSTDDKVNLSRSLKTKVTKLTKSKIDVFEPLVSPNGKKISYRIGRGQLVIADLKEGKIVNVKSYSDTWAAAEGVSWSPDSKYIAYSQDDLNFDSEIYIQSIENPSKKINVSMHPRSDSSPAWSPDGKKLSFVSNRAGDRGGINYDTWMIWLQKSDWEKTKTDFEEGDYYSSNEDVKSKDEKKVVAVKIDEDKIYDRLVQLTNWAGNESGRFFSADSKSIYIAALDATTGENGLYKLDLKGGKPKLVKGVGSLRGYSLHKDNLYYAATGKLKSLNLKSDKVLSFSHSATYTTNFSKLNEQVFEEGVRAITAGFYDPKFHGYNWDKIVERYRPMVLAAQSKHDYSFMFNNMLGQLNASHMGYRGKTPEKVSNDNIGLLGLDVSNVKKGVKINFILPNSAATKTTVSLQKGDVITNVNGKEIKENTNFYSLLKNTSENEILLTLSDKREVVVRTESTGTIRDLRYEEWINSRKKLVDEYSNGQLGYIHIQGMNLPSFERFERELKASGYGKKGIVIDVRNNGGGWTTDRLMAVLTVQQHSYTVPRGATDNLQRDNKNFSGNYPFNERALLAVNTKPLVALTNESSYSNAEIFAHAFKSFKLGKVVGQPTFGAVISTGSQRLQDGSIRMPYRAWYVKESGMNMENGPAVPDILVQNKPGWKARGEDDQLKKAVEVLLQDLN; this is translated from the coding sequence ATGATTAAAAAGACTTTATTTTTTTATGCAGTTCTATTTAGTACAACTGTTTTAATTGCTCAAAGCACCTTAATAAGAATGCCATCTATAAGCCCAGACGCTTCTAAGATGGCATTTAGTTTTGATGGTGATATTTGGGTACTCGATTTAAAAACAAATCAGCCTAAAAGGCTAACAATTCATCAGGCTTATGAGACCAATCCTACATGGAACTCAGAAAGTAATCAGTTAGTTTTTACTTCTAATAGAAGAGGAAATACAAATATTTTTAAAACAGGTTTAAATGGAGGAATTCCTAAACAATTAACCTATTACCCTACAACAGATACACCGAGTCAGTGGAATGCTGATGGAGAAATTATATTTTCTAGTAATAGAATTTATAAAGGAACAGAAAGAGAAACATCAATTTATAAAATTAACGAAAACGGAGAAACTCCTAATCGTTTTATGACTGCTTTAGGGAGTCAGGCTTCTATATCGCCTAACGGTAATTTAGTTGCTTTTGTAAAAGGAACTTGTAGAATTTCTAGAGAAGATTATAACGGTCCTGCACAAAGAGATATTTGGATTTATAATATAAAGACCCAAGAATATCATCAAATTACTACAAGTAACAAAAACGATCATTCTCCGTTTTGGGATGCGCAAAGCAATTTGTATTATATAGGTGCAGAAAGCGGTAGATATAATATTTACAAAACTGTATTAAATACAAACGGTAGTAAAAGTAGTACAGAAAATAAGTTAACAGATTTAAAAGTTAATGGTGTTTTATCTTATTCTGTAAGTAACAATGGTACTATTATTTATAACAGCGGATTAGATGTTTTTAAAATAGAAAACGGATCAACATCAAAAATAAACCTAAACTTAGCAACAGATAATAGATTTGAGTTAGAAGAAACGGAAACTGTTTCTAACGGCATTAAAGATCTATGTGTTTCGCCAAACGGAAAATTAATAGCGTTAAGTATTAACGGAGAAATTTTTGTAAAAGAAAATAATAAGGATAAAAAGAAAACAAATAATGTTAGTAATAACCCTTTTAAAGAAGATAATCCTTTTTGGATAGACGATAATACATTAGGTTTTTTATCAGATAGAAATGGTCAAAATGAGTTGTATAAAGTTGTTTCTACAGATGATAAAGTAAATTTAAGTAGAAGTTTAAAAACGAAAGTTACAAAACTAACAAAAAGTAAAATTGATGTTTTTGAACCATTAGTTTCGCCAAACGGAAAGAAAATTTCTTATAGAATTGGTAGAGGACAATTGGTAATTGCAGATTTAAAAGAGGGTAAAATAGTTAACGTTAAAAGTTATTCTGATACTTGGGCAGCAGCAGAAGGAGTTTCTTGGAGTCCAGATAGTAAATACATTGCATATTCTCAAGATGATTTAAATTTTGATAGTGAAATTTATATTCAGTCTATAGAAAATCCATCTAAAAAGATAAATGTTTCTATGCATCCTAGATCAGATTCTTCTCCGGCTTGGAGTCCAGACGGAAAAAAACTTTCTTTTGTTTCTAATAGAGCAGGAGATAGAGGTGGTATTAATTATGATACTTGGATGATTTGGTTACAAAAATCTGATTGGGAAAAAACCAAAACAGATTTTGAAGAAGGAGATTATTACAGTTCTAATGAAGATGTTAAAAGCAAGGATGAAAAGAAAGTAGTTGCTGTAAAAATTGATGAAGATAAAATTTACGACAGACTTGTACAGTTAACAAATTGGGCAGGTAATGAAAGCGGAAGATTTTTTAGTGCAGATAGCAAGAGTATTTATATTGCAGCTTTAGATGCAACAACAGGTGAAAATGGTTTGTATAAATTAGACTTAAAAGGAGGCAAACCAAAATTAGTTAAAGGGGTTGGTAGTTTACGTGGTTATAGTTTACATAAGGATAACTTATATTATGCAGCAACAGGAAAGTTAAAATCTTTAAACTTAAAATCTGATAAAGTTTTATCTTTTTCTCATTCAGCTACCTATACAACTAACTTTAGTAAACTAAATGAACAAGTTTTTGAAGAAGGTGTTAGAGCAATTACTGCAGGTTTTTATGATCCTAAGTTTCATGGATATAATTGGGATAAAATTGTAGAAAGATACCGACCAATGGTTTTGGCTGCCCAAAGTAAACATGACTATTCTTTTATGTTTAACAATATGTTAGGGCAATTAAATGCAAGTCATATGGGATATAGAGGTAAAACGCCAGAAAAAGTTTCTAATGATAATATTGGGCTATTAGGCTTAGATGTTTCTAATGTAAAAAAAGGAGTTAAAATTAACTTTATTTTACCTAATTCTGCTGCAACAAAAACAACAGTTTCTTTGCAAAAAGGAGATGTTATTACAAATGTAAACGGAAAAGAGATTAAAGAAAATACCAACTTTTATAGTTTATTAAAAAACACTTCTGAAAACGAAATCTTATTAACTTTATCAGATAAAAGAGAAGTTGTAGTAAGAACAGAATCTACAGGTACTATAAGAGATTTACGTTATGAAGAATGGATAAACTCTAGAAAAAAGTTAGTTGATGAGTATTCTAACGGACAACTAGGTTATATTCATATACAAGGAATGAATTTACCAAGTTTTGAGCGTTTTGAAAGAGAGTTAAAAGCAAGTGGTTATGGTAAAAAAGGAATTGTAATAGATGTTAGAAATAATGGTGGTGGTTGGACTACAGATCGTTTAATGGCTGTTTTAACAGTGCAACAACATTCTTATACTGTACCAAGAGGCGCAACTGATAATTTACAAAGAGATAACAAAAATTTCTCAGGTAATTATCCTTTTAACGAAAGAGCTTTATTGGCTGTAAATACAAAGCCTTTAGTTGCTTTAACAAATGAAAGCAGTTATTCTAATGCAGAAATTTTTGCACACGCATTTAAAAGTTTTAAGTTAGGTAAAGTAGTAGGGCAACCAACCTTTGGAGCTGTAATTTCTACAGGTTCTCAAAGATTGCAAGATGGTTCTATTAGAATGCCTTATAGAGCTTGGTATGTTAAAGAATCTGGTATGAATATGGAAAACGGACCTGCAGTACCAGATATTTTAGTACAAAATAAACCGGGATGGAAAGCAAGGGGAGAAGATGATCAGTTAAAGAAAGCTGTAGAGGTTTTATTACAAGATTTAAATTAA
- a CDS encoding FKBP-type peptidyl-prolyl cis-trans isomerase, with product MKSYLTLFLSVILFTSCISDDEVTCTPQTDEDIIEYIESNDLVTTKTASGLYYSVNNEGTGETPTENSIVDLKYKTYFLDGTNTSETESITLNLSTLIPGLSEGIQLFKEGGSGTLIIPSELAFGESGNATGSIPCGTVLVFEIEVLAVYDNYEEQNEAAILQYIEDNNLTATKTESGLYYVVNNEGTGTQPTSSSNVTVAYKGTFLNGTIFDESSVSGVAFNLNGVIEGWTEGIPYFKEGGEGILLVPYTLGYGENGYNTIPGYTPLAFDIKLISVNN from the coding sequence ATGAAATCCTACTTAACACTTTTTTTATCAGTAATTCTTTTCACCTCTTGTATTAGCGATGATGAAGTTACTTGCACACCTCAAACAGACGAAGACATTATTGAATATATTGAGAGTAATGACTTAGTAACTACAAAAACAGCATCTGGCTTATATTATTCAGTAAACAATGAAGGTACAGGAGAAACTCCAACTGAAAATTCTATTGTAGATCTTAAATATAAAACCTATTTTTTAGATGGAACTAATACTAGCGAAACAGAATCTATTACACTTAACTTAAGCACCTTAATCCCAGGATTAAGTGAAGGAATTCAACTATTTAAAGAAGGTGGAAGTGGTACTTTAATTATTCCTTCCGAATTAGCTTTTGGAGAATCAGGAAACGCTACTGGATCTATTCCTTGTGGAACTGTTTTAGTTTTTGAAATAGAAGTTTTAGCTGTTTATGATAACTATGAAGAACAAAATGAAGCTGCAATTTTACAATATATTGAAGACAATAATTTAACTGCCACAAAAACTGAATCTGGTTTGTATTATGTCGTGAATAACGAAGGGACCGGAACACAACCAACAAGCAGCTCTAATGTTACTGTTGCTTACAAAGGAACTTTTTTAAATGGAACTATCTTTGATGAAAGTAGTGTTAGTGGTGTCGCATTTAATTTAAATGGAGTAATTGAAGGATGGACAGAAGGAATTCCTTACTTTAAAGAAGGTGGAGAAGGTATTCTTTTAGTTCCTTATACTTTAGGTTACGGAGAAAATGGATATAATACGATCCCTGGTTACACTCCTTTAGCTTTCGATATAAAATTAATTAGCGTTAATAACTAA
- a CDS encoding CDGSH iron-sulfur domain-containing protein, which produces MELPKRAGNRSLAIELEEGKNYAWCTCGLSENQPLCDGKHRGTGMSPNVFTAEKTETRNLCACKATKSGPFCDGSHK; this is translated from the coding sequence ATGGAATTACCAAAAAGAGCAGGAAATAGATCTCTAGCAATAGAATTAGAAGAAGGAAAAAACTATGCATGGTGTACTTGTGGTTTGTCAGAAAACCAACCTTTATGCGATGGGAAACATAGAGGAACAGGTATGAGCCCGAATGTCTTTACAGCAGAGAAAACAGAAACAAGAAATTTATGCGCTTGTAAAGCAACTAAAAGCGGGCCTTTTTGTGATGGTTCTCACAAATAA
- a CDS encoding FUSC family protein, producing the protein MIKNLIRYFKGIYFIKAFLVALAMVIAVIVSVYFFDSFDVGFSVALGAILCAPSDVSGSVKHKFYGMLASIILAFSITFLIGYFNNYLPVLVPLLIILVFLISYISVFGFRASLISLSGLIALVLAFGHQSTEISIFEHSLFIVLGGVWYLILAISTQLLLPRVQADYLFVELLEKTAEFIKIRGKLLAEENDRTSLLEENFKLQTAINELQENIREVVLEKRFNSGFSNRTRRQQLIFSKIIEIYELAISNAIDYEKFDTLFKEHHEKVDEFKLLIFEVSDKLNHISKVILKEEKLTYKNNFKVLIKKIENHIQIYKVDIGLPESREGVIFLLNYKAYQEKQISNLMDIVRILDNYSKNDKIRAIKDAEQFLTPQDYDVKKLKANFTFKSPIFRHSLRLTLTMLIGFAIGFVIEMQQSYWILLTIVVIMRPSYGLTKERTKNRVVGTLIGAAVGVGIIFLTQNPVIYAVIAAVSLIIGFSLVKENYRNAAAFITLYVIFMYALIHPNILTVIQFRVIDTLIGSMLAYVANYLFWPAWEAKNIKEVLSKSIEGFSEFLKQIAVFYHEKGEVPTVYALARKEAFLQVGNLNAAYQRLAQEPKSRQENIAVFYELITIINTYLSSLSSLGMYIRTNETGKVPEQFEVYIKHILSNLEKAMELLNNSESTICLETEELGIAAKNYDDYFQSLSNQRDKEIEKGLPITKEMRSQLHETQMVSEQVRWLLSLSESLIKNIKKI; encoded by the coding sequence ATGATTAAAAATTTAATTAGATATTTTAAGGGCATTTATTTTATTAAAGCATTTTTAGTTGCTTTGGCAATGGTAATTGCTGTAATTGTCTCCGTATATTTTTTCGATAGTTTTGATGTAGGGTTTAGTGTTGCTTTAGGCGCTATTTTATGTGCACCATCAGATGTTTCAGGTAGTGTAAAGCATAAGTTTTATGGAATGCTAGCTTCTATAATTTTAGCCTTTTCTATCACATTTTTAATTGGTTATTTTAATAATTACCTTCCTGTTTTAGTTCCTTTATTAATCATTTTAGTCTTTTTAATTTCCTATATATCTGTATTTGGTTTTAGAGCTTCTTTAATTTCCTTATCCGGTTTAATAGCCTTGGTTTTGGCTTTTGGACATCAGAGTACAGAGATTAGTATTTTTGAACATTCATTATTTATTGTTTTAGGAGGTGTTTGGTATTTAATTTTAGCAATTTCAACACAACTATTATTACCTAGAGTTCAAGCAGACTATTTGTTTGTTGAATTGTTAGAGAAAACAGCAGAATTTATAAAAATAAGAGGAAAACTGTTAGCGGAAGAAAATGACAGAACAAGTCTTTTAGAGGAAAACTTTAAATTGCAAACAGCTATTAATGAACTTCAAGAGAATATTCGGGAAGTTGTTTTAGAAAAAAGATTCAATTCCGGGTTTAGTAATAGAACAAGACGTCAGCAATTAATTTTTTCTAAAATTATTGAAATCTATGAGCTTGCTATTTCAAATGCCATTGATTATGAAAAATTCGATACTTTATTTAAAGAGCACCACGAGAAAGTAGATGAATTTAAACTTCTCATTTTTGAAGTTTCAGATAAACTAAATCATATTTCAAAAGTTATTTTAAAGGAAGAAAAGCTTACGTATAAAAATAATTTTAAAGTTTTAATTAAAAAAATAGAAAATCATATTCAAATTTATAAGGTAGATATTGGCTTGCCAGAATCTAGAGAAGGAGTCATTTTTCTATTAAATTATAAAGCGTATCAAGAAAAGCAAATTAGTAACCTAATGGATATCGTTAGAATTTTAGATAACTATTCTAAAAACGATAAAATTAGAGCTATTAAAGATGCAGAACAGTTTTTAACGCCTCAAGATTATGATGTTAAAAAGCTAAAAGCAAATTTCACTTTTAAGTCACCTATCTTTAGACATTCTTTACGATTAACACTTACCATGCTTATTGGTTTTGCTATTGGTTTTGTTATAGAAATGCAACAATCTTATTGGATTTTGTTAACGATAGTCGTTATAATGAGACCGAGTTATGGTTTAACCAAAGAAAGAACAAAGAATAGGGTAGTAGGTACGTTAATAGGAGCAGCTGTAGGAGTTGGAATTATTTTTTTAACTCAAAATCCAGTCATTTATGCTGTAATTGCTGCCGTTTCTTTAATAATAGGTTTTTCTTTAGTGAAGGAAAATTATAGAAATGCAGCAGCTTTTATTACGCTATATGTCATTTTTATGTATGCTTTAATTCACCCTAATATTTTAACCGTTATTCAGTTTAGGGTTATTGATACTCTTATTGGTTCTATGTTAGCATACGTTGCAAATTATCTTTTTTGGCCTGCTTGGGAAGCTAAAAATATTAAAGAAGTTTTATCTAAATCAATTGAAGGTTTTTCTGAGTTTTTAAAACAAATAGCAGTTTTTTATCACGAGAAAGGAGAAGTACCTACAGTATATGCTTTGGCTAGAAAAGAAGCTTTTTTACAAGTAGGAAACTTAAATGCAGCATATCAAAGATTGGCTCAAGAACCAAAATCTAGACAAGAAAATATTGCAGTATTCTATGAGCTTATAACGATTATTAATACGTATTTGTCTTCTCTTTCTTCTTTAGGGATGTATATTAGAACGAATGAAACAGGTAAGGTACCAGAACAATTTGAAGTTTATATAAAGCACATTTTATCGAATTTAGAAAAGGCAATGGAACTCTTAAACAATTCGGAATCTACTATTTGTTTGGAAACAGAAGAGTTAGGTATTGCTGCCAAGAACTATGATGATTATTTTCAAAGTTTATCAAACCAAAGAGACAAAGAAATAGAAAAGGGATTGCCCATTACAAAAGAAATGAGATCTCAATTACATGAAACACAAATGGTCTCTGAACAAGTTAGATGGTTGTTAAGTTTGTCTGAAAGTTTGATAAAAAACATTAAGAAAATTTAG